In Nitrospirota bacterium, a single genomic region encodes these proteins:
- a CDS encoding Lrp/AsnC ligand binding domain-containing protein: MKRSKSADVTLSKSTGRAPGLTETTGIRYVGNEPAIPAVPCTIHAPVDGGIIMSDRAYVLINVMPGQTSEVVRALSAIKQIKTIDPCWGKPDIIVVVEVTDQDALTQLVLKRIHEIDGVSQTDTHLVYRLKDSKAK, from the coding sequence ATGAAGAGGTCGAAGTCTGCCGACGTCACACTCAGCAAATCGACAGGACGCGCTCCAGGATTGACAGAGACGACGGGCATCCGCTACGTTGGCAACGAACCCGCTATTCCTGCGGTACCCTGTACGATTCATGCTCCAGTCGATGGCGGGATCATTATGTCGGATCGGGCCTATGTGCTCATCAATGTCATGCCGGGACAGACCAGCGAAGTGGTGCGGGCATTATCCGCCATCAAGCAGATCAAGACCATCGACCCCTGCTGGGGCAAGCCGGATATTATTGTGGTGGTGGAAGTGACCGACCAGGATGCCTTGACCCAGCTAGTCCTGAAGCGAATTCATGAGATCGACGGCGTCTCGCAAACCGACACCCATCTCGTCTATCGATTGAAAGACAGCAAGGCCAAGTGA
- a CDS encoding response regulator, whose product MKKQAPVPPSSTKIILIVDDDPSMRLICVKTLRAEGFTVLEAEGSSESLKILATHTEPIDLLVTDLMLPPPGLKFASTKNPYPRVHGHEIIQRTLDMKKTLRVILMSSLSEQDRKAYHLSTDHVPFLQKPFSVETLLQLVHEVLAAAPLSIDESAGASIAKQDVRWYG is encoded by the coding sequence ATGAAGAAACAGGCACCTGTGCCCCCATCCTCCACCAAAATAATTCTGATCGTTGACGATGACCCGTCAATGCGCCTGATCTGCGTGAAAACCCTCCGAGCCGAGGGATTTACAGTCCTCGAAGCGGAGGGCAGCTCAGAATCATTAAAGATCTTAGCTACCCATACAGAGCCGATCGATTTACTCGTGACCGATCTGATGCTTCCACCGCCAGGCCTTAAGTTTGCCTCCACCAAAAATCCCTATCCGCGGGTCCATGGTCACGAAATCATCCAACGAACCCTGGATATGAAAAAGACGCTCCGGGTGATCCTGATGTCGAGCTTGTCTGAACAAGATCGCAAGGCCTATCACCTCTCCACTGACCACGTCCCTTTTCTCCAAAAACCATTTTCCGTTGAAACCCTCCTGCAACTGGTCCATGAGGTGCTCGCCGCAGCACCACTTTCAATCGACGAATCCGCCGGCGCGTCGATTGCCAAGCAAGACGTTCGATGGTATGGCTGA
- a CDS encoding DUF4340 domain-containing protein, which translates to MALVLAGLGLYLYAIELPQQESHEQQETADKKVLLLDQQMLTGLTVKTDRHELVFARTPEKGWMMTAPLKTDADQRELQNLIRALVTGAVTRIVEDRPANLAPYGLDDPITTITIMAGTERETLSIGDSGPLSSTLYVLRESDRKVLLTNLAPKDFVNKTLMTFRRKDLLRLSQGNVEQIRLTYPTTEIALYQTQEKPKSKWRLRYPIEAEADQTEVRTLLFRLEDLKALGIVDPGPERDALANTLTAPKVKIAIHTSDGDQTVKLYQPDPASGEAFAEMTPTGPLYRINPTAIKDLTKELFSFQDKRLLGIDYTDIAMLSVKTATEHYVLINQQKEWVMEDRPEPLDQQATDLFVSRVANVPAEERVIKQAGPLAPYGLVAPAAEFIATGRDGKIAGKLLIGSHANGLAYAMGQRTPGIFQIRADLLTQIPEKSDLFAQKTGKTPTTP; encoded by the coding sequence ATGGCACTCGTATTGGCTGGGCTCGGCCTCTACCTCTATGCCATCGAACTCCCCCAGCAAGAGTCGCACGAGCAGCAAGAGACTGCCGACAAGAAGGTCCTGCTCCTTGACCAGCAAATGCTCACAGGACTCACCGTCAAAACCGACCGGCACGAACTCGTCTTTGCCAGGACTCCTGAGAAGGGCTGGATGATGACCGCGCCCCTCAAGACTGACGCAGATCAGCGGGAACTACAGAATCTCATCAGAGCCTTAGTCACCGGTGCCGTGACCCGTATCGTCGAAGACCGCCCCGCGAACTTGGCCCCCTATGGACTCGACGACCCGATCACCACCATCACCATCATGGCCGGCACCGAACGGGAGACGCTCTCCATCGGAGATAGCGGACCTCTCTCCTCTACGCTGTACGTCCTTCGTGAATCGGATCGCAAGGTCCTGCTCACCAATCTGGCCCCCAAAGACTTCGTCAACAAAACCTTGATGACATTTCGACGCAAAGACCTCTTGCGCCTCTCACAAGGCAACGTCGAACAGATCCGACTGACCTACCCGACCACAGAAATCGCGCTCTATCAGACACAGGAGAAACCCAAGAGCAAATGGAGGCTTCGCTACCCGATTGAAGCAGAAGCGGATCAAACGGAGGTGCGAACCCTGTTGTTCAGACTCGAAGACCTCAAAGCGTTGGGCATCGTCGATCCGGGCCCCGAACGAGACGCCTTGGCGAACACACTCACCGCGCCAAAAGTCAAAATCGCCATCCATACGTCCGATGGGGATCAAACGGTCAAGCTCTACCAGCCGGACCCAGCCAGCGGCGAAGCCTTTGCGGAAATGACCCCCACTGGCCCGCTGTACCGCATCAATCCCACCGCGATCAAAGACCTGACCAAAGAGCTCTTTTCCTTCCAAGACAAGCGGCTGCTCGGCATCGATTACACGGATATCGCCATGCTCTCGGTGAAAACCGCAACCGAACACTATGTCTTGATCAATCAACAAAAAGAATGGGTCATGGAAGATCGGCCGGAACCATTGGACCAACAGGCCACCGATCTCTTTGTCAGCCGTGTCGCGAATGTGCCGGCAGAAGAACGGGTTATCAAACAGGCCGGACCATTGGCGCCCTATGGGCTCGTGGCACCGGCAGCGGAATTCATCGCCACAGGGCGGGATGGAAAGATTGCCGGAAAACTCTTGATCGGGAGCCATGCCAACGGCCTGGCCTATGCGATGGGGCAACGGACCCCCGGCATCTTTCAGATTCGCGCCGACCTGCTCACGCAAATTCCTGAAAAGAGCGATCTCTTCGCTCAAAAAACCGGGAAGACGCCAACAACCCCGTAG